The Streptomyces spororaveus genome includes a region encoding these proteins:
- a CDS encoding YggT family protein: MGVVLDVIYFALACFLVVLIFRLVMDYVFQFARSWTPGKAMVVVLEATYSVTDPPLKLLRRVIPPLRLGGVALDLSFFVLMIIVYILISFVRTAASGL; encoded by the coding sequence ATGGGTGTCGTACTGGACGTGATCTACTTCGCCTTGGCGTGCTTCCTCGTCGTGCTGATCTTCCGCCTGGTCATGGACTACGTGTTCCAGTTCGCACGTTCCTGGACGCCCGGCAAGGCGATGGTGGTCGTACTGGAGGCCACCTACAGCGTCACCGATCCACCACTCAAGCTTCTTCGGCGGGTCATTCCGCCGTTGCGTCTCGGGGGCGTGGCACTCGACCTGTCCTTCTTCGTTCTGATGATCATCGTTTACATCCTCATCAGTTTCGTGCGCACCGCTGCGAGCGGCTTGTGA
- a CDS encoding DivIVA domain-containing protein translates to MPLTPEDVRNKQFTTVRLREGYDEDEVDAFLDEVESELTRLLRENEDLRAKLAAATRAAAQNQQQQGMRKPEPQDQRGPGAPVPAAISGPPQQQQQMGPPQLPGGAPQLPPGPGGQGQQGPGPMGGPMGGPMQQHPMGGPQGMQQQPMGGPQGMQQQSMGGQNPLGQQMQPMGQQMQPMGQQMQPMGQPMHQQQPQLPQQGPGGDSAARVLSLAQQTADQAIAEARSEANKIVGEARSRAEGLERDARAKADALERDAQEKHRVAMGSLESARATLERKVEDLRGFEREYRTRLKSYLESQLRQLETQADDSLAPPRNPAGPALPPSPSPSMAPAGAMGHSMGGPSMGGPSPMGGPSPMGAPSYGGNQQQMSPAMTQPMAPVRPAAPQPMQAPSPMRGFLIDEDDN, encoded by the coding sequence ATGCCGCTGACTCCCGAGGACGTGCGGAACAAGCAGTTCACGACCGTCCGCCTCCGAGAAGGCTATGACGAGGACGAGGTCGATGCCTTCCTCGACGAGGTCGAGTCCGAACTGACGCGCCTGCTGCGCGAGAACGAGGACCTGCGCGCCAAGCTGGCCGCCGCCACGCGTGCCGCCGCGCAGAACCAGCAGCAGCAGGGCATGCGCAAGCCGGAACCCCAGGACCAGCGAGGCCCCGGCGCCCCCGTGCCCGCGGCCATATCCGGCCCGCCGCAGCAGCAGCAGCAGATGGGCCCCCCGCAGCTTCCGGGCGGCGCCCCGCAGCTTCCGCCGGGCCCCGGCGGCCAGGGCCAGCAGGGCCCCGGCCCGATGGGCGGCCCCATGGGCGGTCCCATGCAGCAGCACCCCATGGGTGGACCGCAGGGCATGCAGCAGCAGCCCATGGGCGGCCCCCAGGGCATGCAGCAGCAGTCGATGGGCGGCCAGAACCCGCTCGGCCAGCAGATGCAGCCCATGGGCCAGCAGATGCAGCCGATGGGGCAGCAGATGCAGCCCATGGGTCAGCCGATGCACCAGCAGCAGCCGCAGCTTCCGCAGCAGGGCCCCGGTGGCGACAGCGCCGCCCGCGTCCTGTCGCTGGCGCAGCAGACCGCCGACCAGGCGATCGCGGAGGCCCGCTCCGAGGCCAACAAGATCGTCGGCGAGGCCCGGTCGCGCGCCGAGGGCCTGGAGCGGGACGCCCGCGCCAAGGCCGACGCGCTGGAGCGGGACGCCCAGGAGAAGCACCGCGTCGCGATGGGCTCCCTGGAGTCCGCCCGCGCCACGCTGGAGCGCAAGGTCGAGGACCTGCGGGGCTTCGAGCGTGAGTACCGTACGCGTCTGAAGTCCTACCTGGAGTCGCAGCTGCGCCAGCTGGAGACCCAGGCCGACGACTCCCTGGCCCCGCCGCGGAACCCGGCCGGTCCCGCGCTGCCGCCGTCGCCGTCGCCCTCGATGGCTCCGGCCGGTGCGATGGGCCACTCCATGGGCGGTCCCTCGATGGGTGGCCCGTCCCCCATGGGCGGTCCCTCCCCGATGGGTGCCCCGTCCTACGGCGGCAACCAGCAGCAGATGTCCCCGGCCATGACCCAGCCGATGGCTCCGGTCCGGCCGGCTGCGCCGCAGCCGATGCAGGCGCCGTCGCCGATGCGGGGCTTCCTGATCGACGAGGACGACAACTAG
- the ileS gene encoding isoleucine--tRNA ligase → MTTPPQYRPVPAQVDLPALEHAVLDFWRESKTFAKTLEQSEGRPEWVFYEGPPTANGMPGAHHIEARVFKDVFPRFRTMRGYHVARKAGWDCHGLPVELAVEKELGFNGKQDIEAYGIAEFNAKCRESVTRHTDAFTELTTRMGYWVDLDDAYRTMDPEYVESVWWSLKEIFNKGLLTQDHRVAPWCPRCGTGLSDHELAQGYETVVDPSVYVRFPLTSGPLAGEAALLVWTTTPWTLVSNTAVAAHPDVTYVVATNGEEKLVVAQPLLEKSLGEGWEATGQTFTGKEMERWTYERPFDLVEFPAPAHYVVNAEYVTTEDGTGLVHQSPAFGADDLAVCRAYGLPVVNPVRPDGTFEEEVPLVGGVFFKKADEKLTADLDARGRLFKHIAYEHSYPHCWRCHTALLYYAQPSWYIRTTAVKDAMLRENEKTNWFPDSVKQGRFGDWLNNNIDWALSRNRYWGTPLPIWRCEENHLTCVGSRAELGELTGTDLSGLDPHRPYIDEVTFACTHEGCSLEAVRVPEVIDAWYDSGSMPFAQWGYPHKNKEIFEKRYPAQFISEAIDQTRGWFYTLMAVGTLVFDKSSYENVVCLGHILAEDGRKMSKHLGNTLEPIALMDQHGADAVRWFMAAGGSPWAARRVGHGTIQEVVRKTLLTYWNTVAFQALYARTSNWAPSASDPAPSDRTVLDRWLLSELHALVAEVTEAMEAYDTQRAGKLLSSFVDDLSNWYVRRSRRRFWQGDAAALRTLHEVVETVTRLMAPLTPFISERVWQDMIVPVTPESPESVHLSTWPVADTAAIDPTLSQQMQLVRRLVELGRATRAESGVKTRQPLSRALVGAVGFDALSAELQSQITEELNVSSLASLSEVGGSLVDTTAKANFRALGKRFGKGVQDVAKAVAAADAAALSLALRTGSAVISLNGEEISLSPEEVIITETPREGWSVASDSGATVALDLEITPELRLAGLARDAIRLIQEARKNSGLDVADRIALRWSSADPEVVTALTDHAGLIADEVLATDFASGDADDAYGDPFTDEALGLTFRLRKA, encoded by the coding sequence ATGACCACACCGCCGCAGTACCGCCCGGTACCCGCCCAGGTCGACCTGCCTGCCCTTGAGCACGCCGTCCTCGACTTCTGGCGCGAGAGCAAGACCTTCGCCAAGACCCTGGAGCAGTCCGAGGGCCGCCCCGAATGGGTCTTCTACGAGGGCCCGCCCACCGCGAACGGCATGCCCGGCGCGCACCACATCGAGGCCCGCGTCTTCAAGGACGTCTTCCCCCGCTTCCGCACCATGCGCGGCTACCACGTGGCCCGCAAGGCCGGCTGGGACTGCCACGGCCTGCCCGTCGAGCTCGCCGTCGAGAAGGAGCTCGGCTTCAACGGCAAGCAGGACATCGAGGCGTACGGCATCGCCGAGTTCAACGCCAAGTGCCGCGAGTCCGTGACCCGCCACACCGACGCGTTCACCGAGCTCACGACCCGGATGGGCTACTGGGTCGACCTGGACGACGCCTACCGGACCATGGACCCGGAGTACGTCGAGTCCGTGTGGTGGTCGCTGAAGGAGATCTTCAACAAGGGTCTGCTCACCCAGGACCACCGCGTCGCCCCCTGGTGCCCCCGCTGCGGCACCGGCCTCTCCGACCACGAGCTGGCCCAGGGCTACGAGACGGTCGTCGACCCGTCGGTCTACGTCCGCTTCCCGCTGACCTCCGGCCCGCTCGCGGGCGAGGCGGCCCTGCTGGTGTGGACGACGACCCCGTGGACCCTGGTCTCGAACACCGCGGTCGCCGCGCACCCCGATGTCACGTACGTCGTCGCGACCAATGGCGAGGAGAAGCTGGTCGTCGCCCAGCCGCTGCTGGAGAAGTCCCTCGGTGAGGGCTGGGAGGCCACCGGCCAGACCTTCACGGGCAAGGAGATGGAGCGCTGGACGTACGAGCGCCCCTTCGACCTCGTCGAGTTCCCGGCTCCGGCCCACTACGTCGTGAACGCCGAGTACGTCACGACCGAGGACGGCACCGGTCTGGTCCACCAGTCCCCCGCCTTCGGCGCCGACGACCTCGCGGTCTGCCGCGCGTACGGCCTGCCCGTCGTGAACCCGGTCCGCCCCGACGGCACCTTCGAGGAGGAGGTCCCGCTGGTCGGCGGCGTCTTCTTCAAGAAGGCCGACGAGAAGCTGACCGCCGACCTCGACGCGCGCGGCCGGCTCTTCAAGCACATCGCCTACGAGCACAGCTACCCGCACTGCTGGCGCTGCCACACGGCCCTGCTCTACTACGCGCAGCCGTCCTGGTACATCCGCACCACCGCCGTCAAGGACGCGATGCTGCGGGAGAACGAGAAGACGAACTGGTTCCCGGACTCGGTCAAGCAGGGCCGCTTCGGCGACTGGCTGAACAACAACATCGACTGGGCGCTCTCCCGCAACCGCTACTGGGGCACCCCGCTGCCGATCTGGCGCTGTGAGGAGAACCACCTCACCTGCGTGGGCTCGCGCGCGGAGCTGGGCGAGCTGACGGGCACGGACCTCTCCGGCCTGGACCCGCACCGCCCGTACATCGACGAGGTCACCTTCGCCTGCACGCACGAGGGCTGCTCGCTCGAAGCGGTCCGCGTGCCGGAGGTCATCGACGCCTGGTACGACTCGGGCTCGATGCCGTTCGCGCAGTGGGGCTACCCGCACAAGAACAAGGAGATCTTCGAGAAGCGCTACCCGGCGCAGTTCATCTCGGAGGCCATCGACCAGACCCGCGGCTGGTTCTACACGCTGATGGCGGTCGGCACCCTCGTCTTCGACAAGTCCTCGTACGAGAACGTGGTCTGCCTGGGCCACATCCTCGCCGAGGACGGCCGCAAGATGTCCAAGCACCTGGGCAACACCCTGGAGCCGATCGCGCTCATGGACCAGCACGGCGCGGACGCGGTGCGCTGGTTCATGGCGGCCGGCGGCTCCCCGTGGGCGGCGCGGCGCGTGGGCCACGGCACGATCCAGGAGGTCGTCCGCAAGACGCTCCTCACGTACTGGAACACGGTCGCCTTCCAGGCCCTGTACGCCCGCACGTCGAACTGGGCGCCCTCCGCCTCCGACCCGGCCCCCTCGGACCGCACGGTCCTGGACCGCTGGCTGCTCTCGGAGCTGCACGCCCTCGTCGCCGAGGTCACCGAGGCGATGGAGGCGTACGACACCCAGCGCGCGGGCAAGCTGCTGTCCTCCTTCGTGGACGACCTGTCGAACTGGTACGTGCGCCGCTCGCGCCGCCGCTTCTGGCAGGGCGACGCGGCCGCGCTGCGGACGCTGCACGAGGTCGTGGAGACGGTCACCCGCCTGATGGCCCCGCTCACCCCGTTCATCTCGGAGCGGGTCTGGCAGGACATGATCGTCCCGGTCACCCCGGAGTCCCCGGAGTCCGTGCACCTGTCCACGTGGCCGGTCGCGGACACGGCGGCGATCGACCCGACGCTGTCGCAGCAGATGCAGCTGGTCCGCCGCCTGGTGGAGCTCGGCCGTGCCACCCGCGCGGAATCGGGCGTGAAGACCCGCCAGCCGCTCTCCCGGGCACTGGTCGGCGCGGTGGGCTTCGACGCGCTCTCCGCCGAGCTGCAGTCCCAGATCACGGAGGAGCTGAACGTCTCCTCCCTGGCCTCCCTGTCCGAGGTCGGCGGGTCCCTGGTGGACACCACGGCGAAGGCGAACTTCCGGGCGCTGGGCAAGCGCTTCGGCAAGGGCGTCCAGGACGTGGCGAAGGCGGTGGCCGCGGCCGACGCGGCGGCGCTGTCGCTGGCCCTGCGGACCGGCTCCGCGGTGATCTCGCTGAACGGTGAGGAGATCTCCCTCTCGCCGGAGGAGGTCATCATCACGGAGACCCCGCGCGAGGGCTGGTCGGTGGCGTCCGACTCGGGCGCGACGGTCGCCCTGGACCTGGAGATCACCCCGGAGCTGCGGCTGGCGGGTCTGGCGCGTGACGCGATCCGGCTGATCCAGGAGGCCCGGAAGAACTCGGGCCTCGATGTGGCCGACCGCATCGCGCTCCGCTGGTCCTCCGCGGACCCGGAGGTCGTCACGGCCCTGACGGACCACGCGGGTCTGATCGCGGACGAGGTCCTGGCGACGGACTTCGCGTCCGGCGACGCCGACGACGCCTACGGTGACCCGTTCACCGACGAGGCCCTCGGCCTGACGTTCCGCCTCCGCAAGGCGTAA
- a CDS encoding TraR/DksA family transcriptional regulator → MVAKKTAGSTAKKAVGKAAGKAAVSEDAVPAKKATAARKTAAGAHAPDGKATAVTKTTVEKRTGTAKKAVAEGAAHAAKKTGVRKVVAKKSAGTARKTAAAATSGLPKARTTAALAPGELAVRPGEDPWTPKEVEDARAELLSEVLRLRAELDASEAAISGLMRDSGDGAGDDQADTGTKNITRESELALAANATSMLEQTERALERLEAGTYGLCENCGQPIGKARMQAFPRATLCVDCKQKQERRH, encoded by the coding sequence ATGGTGGCGAAGAAGACCGCCGGGAGTACTGCCAAGAAGGCCGTCGGGAAGGCCGCCGGGAAGGCGGCGGTCTCCGAGGACGCGGTCCCCGCCAAGAAGGCGACCGCTGCCCGTAAGACCGCTGCCGGCGCGCACGCTCCGGACGGGAAGGCGACCGCCGTCACGAAGACGACCGTCGAGAAGCGGACGGGCACGGCCAAGAAGGCCGTGGCCGAGGGGGCGGCACATGCCGCGAAGAAGACGGGAGTCCGGAAAGTGGTTGCCAAGAAGAGCGCAGGTACGGCGAGGAAGACGGCTGCGGCCGCCACCAGCGGGCTCCCCAAGGCGCGGACCACGGCGGCCCTGGCCCCCGGCGAGCTCGCCGTACGGCCCGGGGAGGACCCCTGGACCCCCAAGGAGGTCGAGGACGCCCGTGCCGAGCTCCTGTCCGAGGTGCTGCGGCTGCGGGCCGAGCTCGACGCCTCCGAGGCGGCGATCTCCGGCCTGATGCGGGACTCCGGGGACGGTGCGGGCGACGACCAGGCCGACACGGGCACCAAGAACATCACCCGGGAGTCCGAGCTGGCGCTGGCCGCGAACGCCACCTCGATGCTGGAACAGACCGAGCGGGCCCTGGAGCGGCTGGAGGCGGGCACGTACGGGCTCTGCGAGAACTGCGGGCAGCCCATCGGCAAGGCGCGGATGCAGGCCTTCCCGCGGGCCACGCTGTGCGTGGACTGCAAGCAGAAGCAGGAGCGGCGGCACTGA
- the lspA gene encoding signal peptidase II: protein MAEAERIIGTPEVGDEAQPESAGPKGRRRITALLVVAVLAYLLDLGSKMLVVAKLEHQPPIEIIGELLKFEAVRNPGAAFGFGEAFTIIFTCIAASVIVVIVRLARKLYSLPWAIALGLLLGGALGNLTDRIFRAPGVFRGAVVDFIAPAHFAVFNLADSAIVCGGILIVLLSFKGLDPDGTVHKD, encoded by the coding sequence GTGGCAGAGGCGGAGCGCATCATCGGTACGCCGGAGGTCGGGGACGAAGCCCAGCCTGAGTCCGCCGGGCCCAAGGGGCGCCGTCGGATCACGGCTCTGCTCGTCGTGGCGGTGCTCGCCTACCTGCTGGACCTCGGCAGCAAGATGCTGGTCGTGGCGAAGCTGGAGCACCAGCCGCCGATCGAGATCATCGGTGAGCTGCTGAAATTCGAGGCGGTCCGCAACCCGGGCGCCGCCTTCGGCTTCGGCGAGGCCTTCACCATCATCTTCACCTGCATCGCGGCCTCGGTGATCGTGGTGATCGTGCGGCTGGCCCGCAAGCTCTACAGCCTGCCGTGGGCGATCGCCCTGGGCCTGCTGCTCGGCGGCGCGCTGGGCAACCTGACCGACCGGATCTTCCGTGCGCCGGGTGTGTTCCGGGGCGCGGTCGTCGACTTCATCGCGCCCGCCCATTTCGCCGTCTTCAACCTCGCGGACTCGGCGATCGTGTGCGGCGGCATCCTGATCGTCCTGCTGTCCTTCAAGGGCCTGGACCCGGACGGGACCGTCCACAAGGACTGA
- a CDS encoding RluA family pseudouridine synthase, translated as MSTIPEIRTLPVPDGLEGERVDAAIARMFGFSRTKAADLAAAGKVSVDGSVVGKSERVHGGAWLEVEMPEPPRPVELVAEPVPGMEIIHDDDDIVVIMKPVGVAAHPSPGWTGTTVIGGLAAAGYRISTSGASERQGIVHRLDVGTSGLMAVAKSERAYTSLKNQFRERVVDKRYHALVQGHPDPMSGTIDAPIGRHPSADYKWAVIQDGKASVTHYDLIEAFRAASLLDIKLETGRTHQIRVHMSAHRHPCVGDLTYGADPTVAKRLGLTRQWLHAVRLGFEHPSDGQWVEFESTYPADLQHALDVIRAESE; from the coding sequence GTGAGTACGATTCCCGAGATCCGCACCCTGCCCGTTCCCGATGGCCTTGAGGGCGAGCGCGTCGACGCCGCCATCGCCCGTATGTTCGGTTTTTCCCGGACGAAGGCGGCCGATCTCGCGGCCGCGGGAAAGGTGTCGGTCGACGGCAGTGTCGTCGGGAAGTCCGAGCGTGTGCACGGTGGCGCCTGGCTCGAAGTCGAGATGCCCGAGCCGCCGCGGCCGGTCGAGCTCGTCGCCGAGCCGGTCCCGGGCATGGAGATCATCCATGACGACGACGACATCGTCGTCATCATGAAGCCGGTCGGCGTCGCCGCCCACCCGAGCCCCGGCTGGACCGGTACCACCGTCATCGGCGGCCTCGCCGCGGCCGGCTACCGCATCTCCACCTCCGGCGCCTCCGAGCGCCAGGGCATCGTCCACCGCCTCGACGTCGGCACGTCCGGCCTGATGGCCGTCGCGAAGTCGGAGCGCGCCTACACCTCGCTGAAGAACCAGTTCCGCGAGCGGGTCGTGGACAAGCGCTACCACGCGCTGGTGCAGGGCCACCCGGACCCGATGAGCGGCACGATCGACGCGCCGATCGGCCGCCACCCCAGCGCGGACTACAAGTGGGCGGTGATCCAGGACGGCAAGGCGTCCGTCACCCACTACGACCTGATCGAGGCCTTCCGTGCCGCCTCGCTGCTGGACATCAAGCTGGAGACCGGCCGTACGCACCAGATCCGCGTGCACATGTCGGCGCACCGGCACCCGTGCGTCGGCGACCTGACCTACGGCGCCGACCCGACCGTCGCCAAGCGGCTCGGCCTCACCCGGCAGTGGCTGCACGCGGTGCGCCTCGGCTTCGAGCACCCGTCGGACGGGCAGTGGGTCGAGTTCGAGAGCACCTACCCGGCGGACCTCCAGCACGCGCTGGACGTGATCCGGGCGGAGAGCGAGTGA
- a CDS encoding GNAT family N-acetyltransferase, with product MTSPAGGAVEVRVAASEEDLKSCFAVRSEVFVVEQSVPESIEYDAYDADAVHVLAVDAQGVPLGTGRLLYGPAALGKTGDPTVGSLGRLAVTKAARGLGVGVALVRAIEAEAGRRGLTAVDLGAQTHALGFYERLGYVAYGPEFQDAGIPHRAMRRPLP from the coding sequence GTGACCTCGCCGGCCGGGGGCGCGGTCGAGGTCCGCGTCGCCGCCTCGGAGGAGGACCTGAAGTCCTGCTTCGCGGTGCGGTCCGAGGTCTTCGTGGTCGAGCAGTCGGTACCGGAGTCGATCGAGTACGACGCGTACGACGCGGACGCGGTGCACGTCCTGGCCGTGGACGCGCAGGGGGTGCCGCTGGGCACGGGCCGGCTGCTGTACGGGCCGGCCGCCCTGGGCAAGACGGGCGACCCGACGGTCGGCTCGCTGGGCCGGCTGGCCGTCACCAAGGCCGCGCGCGGACTGGGCGTGGGTGTGGCGCTGGTCCGCGCGATCGAGGCGGAGGCCGGGCGGCGGGGTCTGACGGCGGTCGACCTGGGCGCGCAGACGCATGCGCTGGGCTTCTACGAGCGGCTCGGGTACGTGGCCTACGGCCCGGAGTTCCAGGACGCGGGCATCCCGCACCGCGCGATGCGACGTCCCCTCCCGTAG
- a CDS encoding Na+/H+ antiporter, translating into MDQLALLFVLLLGAVVTVPLGDRLGLPAPVLMTIGGVILALVPAVPNVEIPPEFILPLVLPPLLYASVQRTSWRQFAANVRPILLLAVALVFVTTAAVAAVANAVVPGLPIAAALALGALVAPPDPVAATAVAGSLGLPRRMVSILEGEGLFNDVTAIVLYHVAVGAVVSGSFSWPDALGEFVLSAVVAVAVGLGLGWIANRLMGRLGDATLQIGLTLLVPFVAYVVAEELQGSGVLAVLTTALFLAEYASDADDVLGRLAGHTFWEVVDMLVTGVAFGLIGLELHNVFGTAEDRVWEMAGWAAIVVAVVIGVRLLWLLPAGWLAQRLHKRRDYDEEIPMSWRESVVMWWAGMRGVASVALALAIPLRTDAGEPFPGRDQIIFIAFAVIMTTLVCQGLTLPWLVRRLGVEADTDADRDAERRLAIRAAKAAKRRLKEIEDTEDLPEDLVEQLYRRAYDVGARISPDMVDEERREAYAKRVERLHSIQRIQREMMSAARHEVLSARSEPGSDPEVVDRVLRHLDVRSLRTP; encoded by the coding sequence GTGGATCAGCTTGCTCTGCTGTTCGTGCTCCTGCTCGGGGCCGTGGTCACGGTGCCGCTCGGGGACCGGCTCGGACTGCCCGCGCCCGTCCTGATGACCATCGGCGGGGTGATCCTCGCCCTGGTGCCGGCCGTGCCGAACGTCGAGATCCCGCCCGAGTTCATCCTGCCGCTGGTGCTGCCGCCGCTGCTGTACGCCTCCGTGCAGCGCACGTCCTGGCGGCAGTTCGCCGCCAATGTCCGGCCCATCCTGCTGCTGGCCGTGGCCCTGGTGTTCGTCACCACCGCCGCCGTGGCCGCCGTCGCCAACGCCGTCGTGCCCGGGCTGCCGATCGCCGCCGCCCTCGCCCTCGGCGCGCTCGTCGCCCCGCCCGACCCGGTGGCCGCCACGGCCGTCGCCGGATCGCTCGGGCTGCCCCGCCGCATGGTGTCGATCCTGGAGGGCGAGGGCCTGTTCAACGACGTGACGGCGATCGTGCTCTACCACGTCGCCGTCGGCGCCGTCGTGAGCGGCAGCTTCTCCTGGCCCGACGCGCTCGGGGAGTTCGTGCTCTCCGCCGTGGTGGCCGTGGCCGTCGGGCTCGGGCTCGGCTGGATCGCCAACCGGCTCATGGGCCGGCTCGGCGACGCCACCCTGCAGATCGGGCTGACGCTGCTGGTGCCGTTCGTCGCGTACGTCGTCGCCGAGGAGCTCCAGGGGTCGGGCGTGCTGGCCGTGCTGACGACGGCCCTGTTCCTCGCCGAGTACGCGAGCGACGCCGACGACGTGCTGGGGCGCCTCGCCGGGCACACCTTCTGGGAGGTCGTCGACATGCTGGTCACCGGCGTGGCCTTCGGCCTGATCGGGCTGGAGCTGCACAACGTGTTCGGCACGGCCGAGGACCGCGTGTGGGAGATGGCCGGGTGGGCGGCGATCGTGGTCGCCGTGGTCATCGGCGTCCGGCTGCTGTGGCTGCTGCCGGCCGGCTGGCTCGCCCAGCGGCTGCACAAGCGGCGCGACTACGACGAAGAGATCCCGATGAGCTGGCGGGAGAGCGTGGTGATGTGGTGGGCCGGGATGCGCGGGGTGGCCTCGGTGGCCCTGGCCCTGGCCATTCCGCTGCGGACGGACGCCGGTGAGCCCTTTCCCGGGCGGGACCAGATCATCTTCATCGCGTTCGCGGTGATCATGACGACCCTGGTGTGCCAGGGGCTGACCCTGCCGTGGCTGGTGCGCCGGCTGGGGGTGGAGGCCGACACGGACGCCGACCGGGATGCGGAGCGGCGGCTGGCGATCCGCGCCGCCAAGGCCGCGAAGCGGCGCCTGAAGGAGATCGAGGACACGGAGGATCTGCCGGAGGACCTGGTCGAGCAGCTGTACCGGCGCGCGTACGACGTGGGGGCCAGGATCAGCCCCGACATGGTGGACGAGGAGCGGCGCGAGGCCTACGCGAAGCGGGTGGAGCGGCTCCACAGCATCCAGCGGATCCAGCGGGAGATGATGTCGGCCGCCCGCCACGAGGTCCTGTCCGCCCGCAGCGAGCCCGGCTCCGACCCGGAGGTCGTGGACCGCGTACTGCGCCATCTCGACGTACGCAGCCTGCGGACACCCTAG
- a CDS encoding SRPBCC family protein, which yields MGVYNVHERVIAAKESEVGALIDTLADGEGDRLWPRHLWEEMEFDRPLGVGAAGGHGPVRYTVAAYVPGTWVRFTFTGPRGFHGFHEYTALPLDAERTVLRHTLAMNLSGLSRITWPLAFRQGHDACLEDSLDRAELACTGTIARPARWSPYVRFLRGLEHLVTRPAEARP from the coding sequence ATGGGCGTCTACAACGTGCACGAGCGCGTGATCGCGGCGAAGGAGAGCGAGGTCGGCGCACTGATCGACACGCTGGCCGACGGGGAGGGCGACCGGCTGTGGCCCCGCCACCTGTGGGAGGAGATGGAGTTCGACCGCCCCCTCGGGGTCGGAGCGGCGGGCGGACACGGACCGGTGCGCTACACGGTGGCCGCCTACGTGCCGGGGACCTGGGTGCGGTTCACCTTCACCGGACCCCGGGGGTTCCACGGCTTCCACGAGTACACCGCGCTGCCCCTCGACGCCGAGCGCACCGTGCTGCGCCACACCCTGGCGATGAACCTCAGCGGCCTCAGCCGCATCACCTGGCCGCTGGCCTTCCGCCAGGGGCACGACGCCTGCCTGGAGGACAGCCTGGACCGCGCCGAACTGGCCTGCACGGGCACGATCGCCCGCCCGGCCCGCTGGTCCCCGTACGTCCGCTTCCTCCGCGGCCTGGAACACCTCGTGACCCGGCCCGCCGAGGCGCGACCCTAG
- a CDS encoding TetR/AcrR family transcriptional regulator produces MARPPRFDTDQILDAAVRLAASAGPGGVTMSAVAQAIGAPSGSMYHRFAGRSALLAEVWLRSVERFQEGYFASLHSDTDPRRAARAAARHVVEWSRAHPEEAALLLYGPWEFGRAGWSEEHTGRADAGNQRVYAAIGTLAAALGATGPQDRDRVTLALIDLPLSVVRRHLRAGGPLPPHAEDLAEECAAALL; encoded by the coding sequence ATGGCGAGACCACCCCGCTTCGACACCGACCAGATCCTCGACGCCGCCGTCCGGCTGGCCGCCTCCGCCGGGCCGGGCGGCGTGACCATGTCCGCCGTGGCCCAGGCGATCGGTGCGCCCAGCGGCTCCATGTACCACCGCTTCGCCGGGCGCAGCGCTCTGCTCGCCGAGGTGTGGCTGCGCAGTGTGGAGCGCTTCCAGGAGGGCTACTTCGCCAGCCTGCACAGCGACACCGACCCCCGCCGGGCCGCCCGTGCGGCCGCCCGGCACGTCGTGGAGTGGAGCCGCGCCCACCCCGAGGAGGCCGCCCTCCTGCTCTACGGCCCGTGGGAGTTCGGCCGTGCCGGCTGGTCCGAGGAGCACACCGGCCGGGCCGATGCCGGCAATCAGCGGGTGTACGCCGCCATCGGCACCCTCGCCGCCGCGCTCGGCGCGACCGGGCCCCAGGACCGCGACCGCGTCACCCTGGCCCTGATCGACCTCCCGCTCTCGGTCGTCCGCCGCCACCTGCGCGCCGGCGGCCCGCTGCCACCGCACGCCGAGGACCTCGCCGAGGAGTGCGCGGCCGCGCTCCTTTAG